The following proteins come from a genomic window of Populus alba chromosome 12, ASM523922v2, whole genome shotgun sequence:
- the LOC118044814 gene encoding histone deacetylase 6, which produces MLDTNGGASLPSTGTDAEKRRVSYFYEPTIGEYYYGQGHSMKPHRIRMAHNLIINYALHHRMEINRPFPAGPEDIGWFHSDDYVEFLSSVSPQSASDPAHGRQLKRFNIGEDCPVFYGLFEFCQASAGGSIGCAVKLNRGDADIALNWAGGLHHAKRSEASGFCYVNDIVLGILELLKVHKRVLYVDIDVHHGDGVEEAFYTTDRVMTVSFHKYGDFFPGTGHIKDIGVGKGKNYALNIPLKDGMDDECFRALFRPLIQKVMEVYQPDAVVLQCGADSLSGDRLGCFNLSVKGHADCLRFIRSFNVPLMVLGGGGYTIRNVARCWCYETAVAVGVEPDNKLPYNEYYEYFGPEYTLHADPSNMENLNTPKDMERIRNILLEQLSRLSNAPSVPFQTTPATTEVPEEDEENMDQRPKRHVWNGVDYDSDHDEDEKPEPGFF; this is translated from the exons atgctggACACCAATGGAGGCGCATCCCTACCATCAACAGGAACAGACGCAGAAAAACGCCGAGTCAGCTACTTCTACGAGCCCACAATCGGGGAATACTACTACGGTCAAGGCCACTCAATGAAACCCCACAGAATCCGAATGGCCCACAACTTGATAATCAACTACGCTCTCCACCATCGGATGGAAATCAACCGTCCATTCCCAGCAGGTCCTGAAGACATAGGGTGGTTCCATTCTGATGATTACGTGGAATTCTTGTCTTCAGTGTCACCACAATCAGCGAGTGATCCGGCACATGGGAGGCAGTTGAAGAGGTTTAATATTGGTGAAGATTGTCCGGTTTTTTATGGGTTATTTGAATTTTGTCAGGCCTCTGCTGGTGGCTCAATTGGCTGTGCTGTTAAGCTTAATAGAGGGGATGCTGATATTGCTTTGAATTGGGCTGGTGGCTTACATCATGCGAAGAGGAGTGAGGCTTCTGGGTTTTGTTATGTTAATGATATTGTTCTTGGCATTCTTGAGTTGCTCAAAGTTCATAAG CGTGTATTGTATGTAGATATTGATGTCCACCATGGCGATGGTGTTGAGGAAGCATTCTATACAACTGACAGGGTTATGACTGTGTCCTTCCATAAATATGGAGATTTCTTTCCAGGGACGGGGCACATCAAGGACATTGGAGTTGGGAAAGGGAAGAACTATGCCCTGAATATTCCTTTAAAAGATGGGATGGATGATGAATGTTTCCGTGCTCTGTTTCGGCCACTCATCCAAAAAGTGATGGAGGTTTATCAACCTGATGCAGTTGTTCTCCAATGTGGAGCAGATTCATTATCTGGTGATAGGTTGGGGTGTTTCAACCTGTCTGTTAAGGGCCATGCAGACTGCCTTAGATTTATTAGATCTTTTAATGTTCCTCTGATGGTATTGGGTGGGGGTGGGTATACTATCAGGAATGTTGCCCGTTGCTGGTGCTAtgag ACAGCAGTTGCAGTTGGGGTGGAACCAGATAACAAATTGCCTTACAATGAGTACTACGAGTACTTTGGCCCTGAATACACCCTTCATGCTGACCCATCCAATATGGAGAACCTAAACACACCCAAAGACATGGAGAGAATAAG GAACATACTACTAGAGCAACTTTCTAGACTTTCTAATGCTCCCAGTGTACCTTTTCAGACAACACCAGCTACAACTGAAGTTCCGGAAGAG GATGAAGAGAACATGGATCAAAGACCAAAGCGTCACGTATGGAATGGTGTTGATTATGATTCTGATCATGATGAAGATGAGAAACCGGAACCTGGATTTTTCTGA